The genomic window ctcagtgtttgtttgacctCTTCACATTGTCTTCTATCTGCGCATCTGTGCCAAAGTGCTGCGCagaaacaaatggaaaagaaCACGCTCTGTCATAGAGCCCAGCAACCCTCGCTAGCACCAACAAAATCCTGCCTGCTGTGGCttgtaaatatattaaaataaaatgttatttattttctctgatatTTTAACAGGTACGACTCTTGAAACAgcaagacagagacaggaatGAAGATTTTTATGTGAAGTCCATCTTCAAAGTCAATCAAAGTCACTCTGAAAATCTTGAGCAGTTCATTGTCTGGCTGATGTGCGTCTGAGAGCTGGAGACAAGCGACGGGCAGTGGCAGGAAGCAACATCCGTGTTTAACAGCTTTTCTCTGGGCCTCTGCTGGCTGCCGACCTCCCCCGTCTCCGTGTCACTGATGTCCAGGTCTGGCTGATACTCCGacatcgctgctgctgctgctgctgatgatgatgatgatactgCAGCTGCCTCTGAGGTGCCGTCACAGCAGGAGCacacctggaaaacacacacacaggtttgcatgAGTAATTAAAGCAAGAGGGTGTCTCACATGTTCATTTGAGAaaaataagctgttttcagacatgaactttggaGAATGACCAGAAAATTGCGTCTGGACATTTTGTCTTTCACGTATAAAGaagacagcaggagattgtaTGACTCAggacaacaggaacatttctggaacattcaggtgaaggGTGGCGTCttggtagagcagcaggagtcGGTACATAATTTATGAATTACTTTGCTGTTATCACCAAAACAAATTGTCGAATCTTGTCTTTCCGACATtcttaaaaaatctaaattatccGAAAAACTGCTGAATGTTAAATGAAAATTTAATAGAAATATCAACCAATAAATATATTCATCACATCTATAATTCTCATTCCAATAATGGACTATAAATATTCTACCTTGATGTCTATGGCCTTGGGTAGACTTCCATTCTTTATCCAGGGGTGGACCTCCATCAGCtccttcttctgctcctctgagaAGCACGGCTGGTTCTTGTGCATCAGCCgcagcttctctctgtcctctctgagCACTTGCTGGATGTTACTGCACATACAAGCAAACCCACAAACAGCCATTCAGCACACCAGCCAACAGTTGTATCTGACAGCACTTTATGTGGGTCAGGGTGAACTCTGAACACTAGAGGATCACTTcttctgacaacaacaaagaaaaggtTGGTTTCAAGCTATTTGTCTCCGCCACTTCCTGCAACACTTGAGAAAAATCAGATTCTGCTGCTAATCATCTGCTGAGTCCCATTCACTGTCTGGCTTCTCTTATCTATCAATTGTGCTGATGTAAGGGTGCCATCTGGTGGTTATAACTATCACTACATCCATAGAGGTCCAATGTGAGAAGCTGATTCTTGTTCATCTTTTTGGGCCTTTGTTTTGCCTGTCATGCACAAAGGCACAGAGACAGTAAACCCTGAGGGAAATACaaacagttgaaaaaaaaaacaagctataATAGTATGGAGGAGTTATGAAATTGGAGTTAAGacatatttctgtatttaattCTATTACCTGAAGACAGTAAAATGCAAACAGAGAAACTTAGAAAAAGTTCCAAAGAATTAATTATTAACAATACCACCATCTACTGAATTTCAGCTCTCAGCTCCCAGTGATAAAACTTTGAGATGTGAGCCAAGCCAGGGTGCAGATATGTTATGGTGTAATAACATAAGAGACCTCTAACTTGATTGTATAGCTGTGTGCAGCGCTATTTGTTTGTGCACTCGTGCAGTCGTCCGTAACGCTTTTCTCGTCCACGCAGACAGTGGGACCTCAtcgtttcagctgcagttttgcTCCAAGTAGCATACAATGCAGTTCTCTCGCTCATGCAAGAGCCACTAGCCCGTGCCATGAGCAGCCACAGCGGGTCCAACAGTACATACCTAATAAAGTGTTCGCTCTGCTCCATGTCTACGGGCCTTGCGTCGCTGCCGCTcagatgacctttgaccttctggCTGTTCTGGGACGAGTCCACGCTGCCAAAGTATTTACTGCTGTTGTTGCTTCCTGAAAACCAACAGGGGAGTGTCACACgattttatttatcacaaaaacacagtaaCTTTGTCACACCTGAGGAGTCGAGATTGACTTGACTTTACACATAACAGagcaacacaacagcaaaaaacTCAAATTACAACAAAGCTGATGTGACTTGTTGTAACTTTGTTCTGCTGATTTCCCCTGAGGTTGTGTTCTTTTTATCTAATGCTGTCCATGAGATGTAGAAAGTTAAGTTCGTACCTGTTCCACTGGCGGAGGTCCCACTAGCCGACACTCCACTGCCTGATGTCCTGCTCTTAGATGTACCGCTGTTGGACGTCCCGCTGGCCGAAGTTCCACAACCGTTGGACCCTGAGCCCATGGACCCTGAGGTGGCCGAACCTGTGCCTGAATAAGAGTCCTCTTGGAGCATAATGTCCAACATGTCACTGGATAAGGAGTTGGCATCGCTGGTGTTCCCGTCGCCATGTGAGCTTGCctgaaaaaaaccacaaacaggaaaacaatagCATTAAAGAGCAGCCTGACTTCAGAGATGGACTGCAGCGCTCTTTGTGATACAGGCAGGCCCAGTGTCATGAGTTGTGTTGGGTCTTGCCTCTGCAAATGAAGACTCCATTGTCAGTAAATATCTTTAAGGAGCATGGAAATGAGTCTGCCTCACCGATAACCAGGTGCACCATAGCACACCATTAAAGGTTGAGCTCAGTTAGCAACATGACAGTGATCTCGATCCATCTCCTGCTGATTTAAAGgagaatgtaaaatatatttatgttcaAGTGAAAAGATCAATTTGTAACAGTGATAGCTGCAAACATACTTTGTGTGTTCCTGGTCATGTCTtagcacaaaacaacacagagaaaacaacagcatgTCCCCACTGATGCTAAAAATGGTGTTATTAATGTGGTTCAAGCCTCGGATGCCCTGCATGCAAAATCAAAGAGTGGATGAACAATATGTGCATAAAATCATACAGTACTAATGTGATAAACAAAGATGTTCTATTACCGATACCAGCAAAGGAAATGCCTCTGATACAGCTGAAAATGTCGAGTCGGGCATCGGTGAGTACTGATCCGATACCACTTCTTTAAAGTGTGttagtttcacccagataaaactgcaattttcttttcctggagAAAACATCTTGATGAAGAAGGGATTTCCGGTAGTGTGTCAGTTAGAGCTACTTAAAATATCAGTAATTTGGCAATATTTCATGAAACGTAGCAACATGAACTGTATGCAGGACTTCAGGTTTAAGGTATTTAAAGGAAGTAATTGTTGTGGTTTCCccaagtttgttttctttttcagtttttactgtCAAACTAGATAATTAAAGGAGTTCTATGgcatttatgtatgtatttcttttttgaagggtttaacctgagccagaCCGTACAACAATAACAGCAGCCATCACTTCTGTACAGGGTTAGTAGCATACTACTGTTATAACATATTATATATCTTgttatattttcaaatgtacTGGTACTGGATCAGTACACGAGATCAGAAGATACACAAAGTCCAGGTTTCAGAATCAGCATTGTGAAGGTAAAAATGGTATCGGAACATCTCTAGCTatgatgttttgtttgttttaacttgTTAGACATTTTTTAGCAATTCTGTGAATTCTCGTTTTCTTACGTTTCTCAGTCTCATGCGTTATAATGCTACGTAATATATTTTCTGGAACAGACAAGGGTAGTGCAAATCATAAGTCATGAAGAGGAATACTAAGAGAAACTTTTACAGACATATTTGACATATGGATTCGGGGAGAAATGGGATTTGTGTATAGGTTTTCTGATGAGTCTCCTACCTCATTGCTGTAAGCCCTCAGCCTAGAGAACACTTTATCCCAAGACAAACGCTCACAGGCACAGCACGTGCACTCGCAAAACAACGGTCCAGGTGGACCAAGGAGACTGAGAGACGGCTAAAGGGATAATAACATCAAGTGTTAATACCCTTGGCCACATTTCATCGGAGTAGTCGAGATGGATTTGACTTTACATATGGCAGAGCaatacaacattaaaatacTGGCACTTTAACTGAGGAATCACTGTGAGGATGGCATTACATCACAGAGGGCTAAGAGATAAAAGATTATTGGGGGACCATGCCACAGCCTCCCTATGGGGGTCCACACAAGCCTCAATGAAAAAGTTCAGtgagacatttacattttatcctGACAGTTTAAGGAGAATATCAGTAACACGCTTCGGAAGACATGGGGAggaaagcagagagaaagaagacagCAACAGAAAGAGGGTTATTTCCTTGTTTACTGGCTTCGGCTCCCTCACCTTGGCTTGAGTGCCACTTGCTCCCTTGTCCCTTTCAGCGGGGTTCCCTTGTCCTCCAGGTGGCAGCACTGTGTTGTCCAGGAGGTCAACAgacagctccagctccagcagatTGAGGGGTGAGCTGCAGCCAGACTGGAACAGAGGTGGGGATGCCTGTCCTCCTCCCAATCCAGACTGGGGCGTCGAGGGGCGAGACTGGGCCTCCACCAGGCCCTTTGGGATTTCCGAGGATAGAGGGAGGTGGTACGATTGGGTAAGGTAACCTGCCTGAGGAGCAAAAAGGTTCTGGGGGCTGAAGGGATTCTGGACACCAAAGGAGGGTTGAACCATGAAGGTGCCCTGGCCTGGAAAGGCAGCCTGACAAAAAGGCTGTGTTTGGGTGGTGAAGCCTCCAGTCTCTGCATGGTACACTGGCTGTGGTGGTTGAGGCCCGGGGGGCATTGCAGAGTACATGTAGTTCGGCAGCATCAAAGCCACAATGGGGGTGACCATGGGGGCAGCGAAGGGaacaggatggatggatggctggCAGGGAGGGGCTTGGGTAGCCTGGTTGTCCCCAAAATTTGCTAGAGGGGGATCTGTGCTAGTCACTATGGAAGCAGGTGTGGGGTAACCCTGGAGTGGGTAGCCTGGCATCATGGCAGGGTAGGCCATGGAATACGGGGACTGCGAGGTGTCAGAGGAGGACCAAGACGTGGGGTTAAGACCATGGATTAGACGAGGTGGCCGCAGATGCTGTTGACTGTGATGGGACACCGTACTGTCCGAGGACACAACCTGCCTCGCTCGCTTCGACTTGGTCTTCTTATTTCGTGTTCCTCGGCGTGTGACGGGCTCTGCAGCCAGTCCAGGCTGTTTGAACGGTCGAGCAGCGGGCACAGCTGGAGGGTAGACAAGAACAAAAGCTGTTGAGTGATTAGTGATTTtgagattttcatttttcgttTGTTCCAAATCATCAACTACTTCTGCCTCTTGCCCCATATGACTTCTCTTAAGTGACGTTGCCACACTCCCAGTTCTTACAAATGACATTGCTGAGCCCAAAATATTAATGCAGATTAAAGTTATAACCATAAATTGTGATGTATGATCGTGATGATATGTCAGTGTGGTGTTCAGTGGTACCATCGCTGGAGGTCTGCTCTCGCTGGCGTTCCAGGTACTCAGAGCAGTTTGCTTTCAGCGTTGTGAGTCTACGGAGCTCTTTGAAGTGATGAAGGAAGGCCTGCTCCTCCTTCTGCGTGTGGGCCGCCAAAACCTGCTTGGTCAGCCCCAGTTTCTTGTAGGACTCCCTCTCCTGACTGGGAGGTGAAACAGCACGAGCAGGAGTCCTAGAGTTCTGGCAGGATTCTGCCATTTCCCCCGCTCCTGGTACATCCTCTATGATCTCTGCGAGGATGACAGAGGGGAAACTACTTTAAACACACAGTCCAGTAATGACAGGTGAAACGTTTGcagtgaaaatgataaaaagcaTTGAACAGGCACGGTAGTGGCCTGTAAAATAATGGCTCATTGTAACTGTAGGTGTAGTATTTACTACATCATCAGGTACTCATTGGTTAGTGCCTTCAGAAAGTACTTCTGTTTCATATTTGCCCCAAATTAGAGAGAGATTTCCTCGTTTTCCATTTATCGTTGTCATTAGAGTGGCCATTGAGCAATCTCTACAAACTCAACCTTTAAATCTGGATCCTTTTTTCTTCTGATCTGATATAATAAATATGCAGTAACAGATGACAGTATTTTGAAGATAAAATACTTTTCACTGCACTGTACCTGACTCTGGCTGAGGTTTCTTGTCTCCAACATGCACTATGGTGCTACTGTAGCTACACTGGCTGGTGATGGACACCACACTCTCCGGTTTGTTAGGTACAGGCAGGGGCAGCGAAGTGCCAACTACTGCAGTGGCGGCATCACTGGACTTTTTGTCTCGACCATCCAAAGTAGAAACACCAGACTGATCCTTTAACAAAGCTGGTTCTGCcaaagagaacagagaagaagacataCTGACACTGCATTCTTAATGTAGAGCCTGAGAGAGTTTAAAGAGCAAAGTGTGAAGGGATTAGAAGCtttatgtgatgatgatgtgactATAAGTTTCCTTTCAAGTTGTAAACAGAAGCAGTGCCACACCTTCAGACAACTGTATGTCGTTGGCCCCTTTCTGTTTGTCCTCATTTGAGTTAGAGGACGTGGTGTTGGAAGAAGAGTGACACTTCCTCTTCATGTTGATGGGAACATTACAGCTCTCCAAATACCTGCAAgaatcacaacaacacactgatCAGTTTACCATCTGTCACTGTCAAGTAGTTTTCAGCAAGAATAATGAAACCAGCGGAGAAATATTCGATGTTGGAGTTTTCTGTCAAAACATTTGCTATTTCACTGAAATAGTCCCATACATATAAGGAAGACTGTATATTCAGTGAAGTTCTAAGCAGATGACCTTCTTATTTTTGTCAGAAGACCATTTTTATCATACATATAACATTAAAGTGTACAAGGCTGGATATAAAATCTgtctttatattatatataggaTATTCAGGGATGACGGATACTAGTCCTCAAAATCATGTCAACTTTGTACCTGACGACGCTGTCCAAACAGCTGATCTGCTGGTAGGAGTAGACAGTCTGGTCGTTGAATGCCAGCTCCTCCTGGAAAGATGTCCGATTCTCCTCCATAGACCACGGCTCCTTCCAGTTGAGAGGGGTGGCCGGTTCTTTGGGCCGCACCACAGCTGAGCTCTTCTGAACAGACTCTACTGGGGAGAGGCCAGTGTTTAGGGGACAGCAGGGCTTACACGGCATATATCATTATTTgcttacattttacacacaaatatgcatcTGCAGCTTATCAGCTGGACTTACTGCTGATGCTTTTCTTGTTGTCTTGTTTGGTTGTCTGCTGCTCCTGACACTTCTGAAGGTGAACGCCTTTGCAGATTTCCTGAAAAGTTCGCTGTGAGATAGAGACAAGACGCTGCGGTCAGAAAAAATCcaatttataatatttttttcaatgttttgtgttttatattttatttaaatttggttGTGGTTCTCATATAAGCATGTATTTTGCATTTATGCGGTGTGGAATAAACTAAACAGAACTATAATATGATTATTGATATCGGCATTTGATTTATCCCAAATGATGATGATCAAATAGATACATTATAAATAGATAAACTATACAACTAACTAAATCAAATCTGTTGTATCAATAATTCTGATAATGTGAATAAGTTAAACTCtgaacacaaagtgaaaaaatcAGCCTCAACAATCAAGAGTTATGCTTAAGTCAGGACTATGGACCATTATTGTATGATCTTGTCCAGGTATGGCCACCTTGTATATTATTGGTACTCACAGGTCTGGCTTTGCTGctcagttcctcctcctcccacagcATCTTGCCCTTGTTAATGCTCTCACTTGACGAGGACATTCCCAGAAGGTGGTCATTGCTGTTCAGACTTCCGTGGCCACTGGACCCACTGTTATGAACCGGCTaatcagagacaaagagagggaagaTTAAAAATGAGAAGATGATGTAGAACTGCCTAAAATAATCTGTCTCTTCGACTCCTCctggattttatttaatttgatttgtctTTTGAAAGGATGATGTAGCTCTAATCCCTCAGCTCTGCCTTCGCCACAACGAGCTTCTAGGATTTATCACGGCTAAAAGATTCTGCCTTCTTTCATAATCAATACTTAACATCCtacatttcctttatttctcaTCCTCCCTCACCTGTAGCAGGAGGCGGTGGATCTGCTCGGTAATCTCCTGGATGTCAGGGTCCATGGTCTTTGTCCCCCCGACAGACAAGGCCGGGGCCACGAAAACATCTTCATTCACGGGGCCCCTGTTGGACAACGATGAACATCAATCGATGAAGATCAGAAACATTCAGACTACCTATCTGTTTAGATATTCACAAGACTGATACTCACATGCGGACTTTGTGTCTCCCGATGACAAAAGAGACCTTGCGGCTCCAGGGGTTGACAAAACTGGACCAGCTGGTGTCGAGGATGATGTACTCTCCGTTCCGTGCACAGAAGCGGATTGATGAGTGGTCAAACGGCTGCCCTGCGTACTGAAGGACTATACACAGAACCCAAAAAACACAAGTTAGAACAGCTTGTGGATAGATTTGCAGAAATTCTTTCTTGATCTTTTCAATTCTGCAGACTCACTCTTTCTGTGGATGGCCATCATGATGGGTCGGTCGTTGGgatgcaggtggaggaggaatgGTGTGCCAATCAAGTCCTGAGGGAGGTACCCGAGGAGAGGAACAGCcctgatacaaataaaaaatgtatcatcTCAGTTAGTTAGTATCGCACTGTCCTTGTGTGACTTGATGCAAATActcaaaactattttttaaaagcatttctGTCGTTTCTTACCGCTCATCGACATCCTGGAACACGCAactgggagtgtgtgtggtggtgaagATCCGCTTGTCTGTTGGAATTCTGGGtgctttaaagaaagaaaattggTAACATTGTGAAAAGTGCCTtgtctaaaataaaatataggagAAATGGTAAAAATATAATTGATAGAAGGAAGTGTGCCtggaaaacaaatagaaatgtgatattaaataGTGTTCTTCCCCAAAACCTGCAGTCAGGTACTTACCATCATAACCAGAGTGAACCCTCTCAGccaggaggaggcagcagaacTGGTCCTCAGCGTGGACGGTGTCCTGAACCTTCATCCGATATGGCGTCATGCGGAATGGATAGTACTGTATGTTGCCCTCACGCTCTTTACCACCgctgtaatttaaaatgtagaagAAGAGCTAAGTTAAACAGGGATGGTCTATTCATAAATACTCTCAATTAAGGTTTATGGATTTCAATTTCCCAAACACATGGGGGCGCTGTGTGGTTATTTTCCATCCATCAACCCAACCATCTCTGTGTACAGTCAATGAGTAAATTAATGTTGTgtggttgtgcatgtgtgttttaaatgggCGTGTGCAGAGCGATCTTTAGGCCAAATGGTTAGAGTGAAAGCCAAGTGACTACAACGTTCGATGTTCTACTGTGGCCGTGGACCATggttccccccctctctctcttcccccatgtttcctgtttgcctctgtgtacgtgtgtacgtgtgtgtgtgtgtgtgtgtatctatatgTATGTGGCAATTGCCTGGAAAAAGCATTCAATTACGCTTTACCCGCTTATGATGTCACAAAATAATTGAAAGGCATGTGAAGAACGGAAGCATGAATTAATAACACAGGTCTGAGCAGCAGATGGACCAACGCCCACTCACCTGATACGACAGAAGAAGGATTTCTCCTGCATGCAGTCAGGTGGGGATGACTCTGAAAggggtaaagaaaaatgttttaattcagagGTAACATTATCCAGACCGTATGCTGGTGGGGGTCTCGGCTCCTGCAGGCAATCAAGCTTTAATTAGCtctataaaaactaaaacacaattTAGGAGAACAGCTCTGCACTCAATGCAAAGAATTTACTCCAAATTGAGTTCTTTATTCATTTCCAGGCATACAGGGTTCAAAGCGAAACAGAAAAAGTGCAGCTCTGGGTCTGATGTTTAtcaagttgtgttgtttttgtaccTGCTCCGGTGCACATGCTCCATGACGGCAGGCGGTACGGCGTTGTGAAGCTGTAAAACACGCTAACATCCTGCGGTGTCAGGAACTCCACAAATTTGGTGTTTTTGAACACGTCTCTTTTGCAGTTGAGGATGGAGGCAGCCTGATCAGAAATGTAGACGATGCGTCCTGTGATCAGAGACACTGCGACTGCAAAAATGTCCTGCggaacacaaaatacaaatttgtggaatgaataaaaaaaatgcttgaATGCAGTAACATAACATTTTTTGGGTTCAAACCTTATTCAAGCAAAGTTGACAAAATCATGAATTGTTAGTGTTGTCAAAGCATTTATTGATTTAAGCATCTATAAAGAACATAGATATCAGTATTGTGGTGAAAATAattaccatagactgtttatacaGATGGATGACAGTATAGATTGTACATCCCACCTCCTTCAAGTAAGTGGAGGGAACCAAGCAAAAAAGTcgaagtacacgtcaaatagtAGTTCATCAACAATAACACTTATGTCGGTTCAAGTGTAAACTTTTCTGctaattttaattcattttatatatatatatatatatatatatatatatatggcctATGAACTCAGTGATCATTTACTCAGTTACTCACGTTGTTCTTGAGGGTGTACTCAGATGTAATGCTGTCTATTTCCTCTATTGTGTAAGAAGATACATCCAGGTCTGAAGGTTGACCGTCATTGATCATCAGAAGCTGGTAATACTCCTCATTGGCTGCAGAAACAAAGTCAATGTCTGATGAATACATACGTACCGTGAACAGCAGATAATCTACACACTGTAGTCATGTTTTAATGATGACATATTTCTCTgtgttgcattaaaatacatacaACTGAATCTGTTCAACTGAACCTCTACCTGCTCATCTCTCTccacaaaaaaacatccttACTGTTCAAACTGTGTCTTTAGTGCTTTCATTGCATTACCATTAGCTGCTTACACGTTCTGATAACCAGCAGCTTTATTTATGCATTGAGTTTTCAAAAAGCGCAGCCTTACCTTGCACCTGTTTGACACAGCGCAGCGCGTACTTCAGCATGTTTAACGTGGAGGACTTGTTATTGCGTCTCTTTTCAGCAGGCAGGTGAAGCTTCAGCTCTTTCAGGGTTTTAATCACCTCCTTCTGCGTCTTGGCTTTGGCGGACTCCTGACTACTGTGGGTTGCACAAAGACACAGTAGCCAATCAGATTTGTAACAAGGAAAAATGTCCCACAAAAGAGATTAAACAATGAAAGTAGAAGATAATTCACAATGCACGATAATTAGAGCCTgtttgattagggttaggctgatgcctttcacagacacatcaGTATCTGTGCTTATGccgatatgaaaacttttaggATTCAGTGCCATTTTTTTCTTGAGATATTTAATCAAATATATCAGTATGCTCATTTTTTTACCTCCTAATATCTGTATCGGCATTGCCCCCAAAAATCGGTCGACCTCCAATGATTTTATAAGTCTGATCTAAAAATGAGACTTTaaggtgatgtgtgttttcagcctcGGTTACTGAACTTACCTGCAGCCGCTGGTCGAAGGGTTGTCCTGCTCTGAGCTCAGCAGACTGAAGGCGTTTGAACTGCTGGGAGGAGATGGACTGTGGGAGTTGGAGCTGTGGGGGAGATGAGGACAAGTGAACATTAGACAGAAAAATAGAGGAAAACTAAAATGTCACTCAGTGAAGCCCACCCCTCCGCCAAGGCTCCAACAGTCCTCGAGGATATTAAAAAGTACCCCCAGCTTTACAACGTGGGGTGTTGATAAGGTGTGCCAAAAAAAGCTCTGCAGATTTCTGTCTTTGTGGGCGTGAGTGGGGGGGAACAGCCTGTATGCTTGACTTCTCATTTAGGAGCCAGGTAACAGAAGAAATCACACTTTAAATCTGAGGTCAGTCTCACCCCCCTGAGGACCGTAAGTGCATCTAGCACCCGCTGTGCTGCACAGCACTAAAATAGTAAGAGCTGCAGACTGAATACATCTGACAGCAGGGTTGCTGCTGGAAATTCTGGTTCCACTGGAACAGTGAAGGTCTAAAATCCCTTCTTGACTCCAGGTCTCCTACTATGAAAAAggtctattattattattattgttattaattgCAATTCAAAATGTGAGACATATATAGGACATATAATGGCCCAATTAAGAGGATTCTCGAACATCAAgcaaaatatattattatagatACTATATATTTCATGTGACCGGGACATTACAGGTTGGTTACGAGCAGAAGAGGGAGGGACAGGCTGTATTATAGGTAATGGAGTTCAgtatcagtgtttatggtggGAGCCAGCTGCCAAGTGTAGGAAGAAGTGTAGTGTAGAAGTAAAGAAGAAGATGAATtactatcatcatcattttgaCCACAGTCCGTTTTgctaatttttaaaaaaataaaaataaagtggagCTAGTTTAATTCAAGGCCATGAACTGTGAATGTGTGGGAACTGGACTCTTCCACTGAAATGTGTGGGTACGTAGTCCACTGCATTAGCAAGCAAGATTAACCAAAGTCTATTAACTGATTCGTCCATTTGCTGCTATGAATAACCTGCTTACCTGgctaagaaaagaaaaaaccttcACAAATAGCCTCCCTCAGGCAGGTAAAGCCTCCGGGACCCAAGAATACAACAGCTGGTTTTAGACCGGACATGTATTAGTgttagaggaagaggaagttcTGTTTTAGATTCGGCTCTCTGCCGCGTGTCTCCTCTCAAGGTGAAGATCAGGGCAAGGTGGCTCCGTTAGAGTCAAAAACTTTCCACTGACAGAAAGAGTGAACGTTTGACGTTCATCCCGTCTCCAGAGGAGACATGAATaacacagtgacacagctgcatgtgaataaaacaaagaggagcagcagagggctAAACGTCTGATGCGTTTTTCCATTCTGTACAACAGCTACAAATGAACTATATGcctataaataataaaataaatttctGGTTGAGCATTTACAATATGAGGTTTCCAATAGTTTAAATGATAATTGGTGCCGTAGAGAGAGCATGGACATGAAGATTTCTCAcctgacaaaaaaagaaacctgt from Paralichthys olivaceus isolate ysfri-2021 chromosome 16, ASM2471397v2, whole genome shotgun sequence includes these protein-coding regions:
- the per2 gene encoding period circadian protein homolog 2 isoform X4 codes for the protein MSEDSDSKPYHFPILEDQDVASLCRASTSCSSMPRGASGCSSMAQLHRIGGYNQGGPDLGLPSEGSDSSGQDPPASLHTHRKNTRSRLLPVEDVEMKSSGSSGSGTESHSNESHGNESQGNDSHGHGSMGSSNGNSKDSALLESSESNKSSNSHSPSPPSSSNAFSLLSSEQDNPSTSGCSSQESAKAKTQKEVIKTLKELKLHLPAEKRRNNKSSTLNMLKYALRCVKQVQANEEYYQLLMINDGQPSDLDVSSYTIEEIDSITSEYTLKNNDIFAVAVSLITGRIVYISDQAASILNCKRDVFKNTKFVEFLTPQDVSVFYSFTTPYRLPSWSMCTGAESSPPDCMQEKSFFCRISGGKEREGNIQYYPFRMTPYRMKVQDTVHAEDQFCCLLLAERVHSGYDAPRIPTDKRIFTTTHTPSCVFQDVDERAVPLLGYLPQDLIGTPFLLHLHPNDRPIMMAIHRKILQYAGQPFDHSSIRFCARNGEYIILDTSWSSFVNPWSRKVSFVIGRHKVRMGPVNEDVFVAPALSVGGTKTMDPDIQEITEQIHRLLLQPVHNSGSSGHGSLNSNDHLLGMSSSSESINKGKMLWEEEELSSKARPRTFQEICKGVHLQKCQEQQTTKQDNKKSISKSVQKSSAVVRPKEPATPLNWKEPWSMEENRTSFQEELAFNDQTVYSYQQISCLDSVVRYLESCNVPINMKRKCHSSSNTTSSNSNEDKQKGANDIQLSEEPALLKDQSGVSTLDGRDKKSSDAATAVVGTSLPLPVPNKPESVVSITSQCSYSSTIVHVGDKKPQPESEIIEDVPGAGEMAESCQNSRTPARAVSPPSQERESYKKLGLTKQVLAAHTQKEEQAFLHHFKELRRLTTLKANCSEYLERQREQTSSDAVPAARPFKQPGLAAEPVTRRGTRNKKTKSKRARQVVSSDSTVSHHSQQHLRPPRLIHGLNPTSWSSSDTSQSPYSMAYPAMMPGYPLQGYPTPASIVTSTDPPLANFGDNQATQAPPCQPSIHPVPFAAPMVTPIVALMLPNYMYSAMPPGPQPPQPVYHAETGGFTTQTQPFCQAAFPGQGTFMVQPSFGVQNPFSPQNLFAPQAGYLTQSYHLPLSSEIPKGLVEAQSRPSTPQSGLGGGQASPPLFQSGCSSPLNLLELELSVDLLDNTVLPPGGQGNPAERDKGASGTQAKASSHGDGNTSDANSLSSDMLDIMLQEDSYSGTGSATSGSMGSGSNGCGTSASGTSNSGTSKSRTSGSGVSASGTSASGTGSNNSSKYFGSVDSSQNSQKVKGHLSGSDARPVDMEQSEHFISNIQQVLREDREKLRLMHKNQPCFSEEQKKELMEVHPWIKNGSLPKAIDIKVCSCCDGTSEAAAVSSSSSAAAAAAMSEYQPDLDISDTETGEVGSQQRPREKLLNTDVASCHCPSLVSSSQTHISQTMNCSRFSE